The following proteins come from a genomic window of Lycium ferocissimum isolate CSIRO_LF1 chromosome 4, AGI_CSIRO_Lferr_CH_V1, whole genome shotgun sequence:
- the LOC132052048 gene encoding probable indole-3-pyruvate monooxygenase YUCCA4: MSSCKEEENSDQQPKWLWVHGPIIVGAGPSGLAVSACLKENGVPSLILEKSDCIASLWQHKTYDRLKLHLPRQFCQLPLFGFPKDFPKYPTKDQFIFYLEEYARHFFIVPKFKQAVKVAEFDHVSGFWRVQTQDFTYLSKWLIVATGENAEPVIPDIQGIDKFKGAVIHTSVYKSGTAFNNQKVLVIGCGNSGMEVSLDLCRHNAIAHMVVRNSVHVLPREMLGISTFSVAMALLKWMPLRMVDKLLLLVANLTLGSTDKLGLRRPKTGPLELKNVTGKTPVLDVGALSQIRTGKIQIMPGVKEITKIGAKFLDGKEREFDSIILATGYKSNVPSWFKGDFFTEQGMPKTPFPNSWKGGNGLYTVGFTRRGLLGTTNDAKNIARDVSDQWRKYKDFCKNFCTTRNLSDSQGICF; the protein is encoded by the exons atgaGTTCttgtaaagaagaagaaaatagtgATCAACAACCTAAATGGCTGTGGGTTCATGGACCTATTATAGTAGGTGCAGGTCCTTCTGGTTTAGCAGTTTCAGCTTGCCTTAAAGAAAATGGAGTCCCTTCACTCATTCTTGAGAAAAGTGATTGTATTGCTTCTTTATGGCAACACAAAACTTATGATCGCCTTAAACTTCATCTCCCTAGACAGTTTTGTCAACTCCCGTTGTTTGGTTTTCCTAAAGATTTCCCAAAGTACCCTACAAAAGACCAGTTCATTTTTTACTTGGAAGAATATGCTAGGCACTTTTTTATTGTCCCTAAGTTTAAGCAGGCTGTGAAAGTTGCGGAATTTGATCATGTTAGTGGGTTTTGGAGGGTACAAACTCAAGATTTTACGTATTTGTCAAAGTGGTTGATTGTTGCAACAGGGGAAAATGCTGAGCCAGTGATACCAGATATTCAAGGGATTGATAAGTTTAAAGGAGCTGTTATTCATACAAGTGTTTATAAGTCTGGTACTGCGTTTAATAATCAAAAGGTTTTGGTAATTGGTTGTGGAAATTCTGGTATGGAAGTTAGCTTAGACCTTTGTAGACATAATGCCATCGCTCACATGGTCGTCAGAAATTCT GTGCATGTATTACCTAGGGAAATGTTAGGGATATCAACATTTTCAGTAGCTATGGCACTACTCAAATGGATGCCTTTAAGAATGGTTGACAAGTTACTATTACTAGTAGCTAACTTGACCTTAGGTAGTACAGACAAGTTAGGTCTCCGGCGACCAAAAACCGGTCCACTTGAGCTGAAAAATGTCACCGGAAAAACTCCGGTACTCGACGTCGGGGCATTATCACAGATTAGAACTGGGAAAATTCag ATAATGCCCGGTGTGAAGGAGATAACTAAAATTGGTGCAAAGTTTTTAGATGGCAAAGAAAGAGAATTTGATTCAATAATCCTAGCAACAGGTTACAAAAGCAATGTGCCTTCTTGGTTTAAG GGTGACTTCTTCACAGAGCAAGGGATGCCAAAGACACCATTTCCAAATAGTTGGAAAGGGGGGAATGGATTGTACACAGTGGGGTTTACAAGAAGAGGGCTTTTAGGGACTACAAATGATGCAAAAAACATTGCCAGGGACGTTAGTGATCAATGGAGGAAATATAAGGACTTCTGTAAAAACTTTTGTACTACAAGAAATCTATCAGATAGCCAGGGTATATGTTTTTAG